The sequence ATCACAAACATTTCCGATTGACCATCACCTATGTTATTTTAGTGTACCTGTTAACACGGATCCGGTTGGGTTATACACCTAGTGAATGAGGGTGTTAAAATGCTAAaggatttctgtgtgtgtcgaAGTTGAATAAAGAGTTGCACTGTTGGGCATAGACAAGATGTTTAGCGCCGGAGTGAACACGAAAGGAGCAGAATACAACAGAAGATGCTGTTATTGACGCTCCACTGAAACTAAACATGCTGACTGAAACAGCCTTCCGTggcatatggaccctttcaagagagttccattatcagcatcatagttggccccacaagacttcctttttaacattccatatgttatcttaatgtagaggaagtagattggggcccaaatagaatgttcaagcattgtttttgtttaccttgttgaaagggtctatagtgaaGCGAAGGCGAAGATCACGTGCGAGTGATGTCCGCTGACACCCTCTATGAATGAGGGGTAATTAGAgctccctgctgaaaaaaacagcctgaccagcttaaggtgggtggtttgctggttgaccagcttgtttgaccaccctatgatggttgaccagctagaccagcaaaagtcttgcgaaaacataccttcagctggtttacccatcTTTCtttggtaattcagctggttttgcatgtcgtaccacctcaagctagTCATTtcagctggtgttgctggtcataCATTGCTggttaactggccatgccagcttatgtttgtcattctagcaaaccagcatgaccatcttacaccaacaatgtcaagcttggcaggctggtgGCAGGCTCACcacctggtggcccaaccagctacaccatcaaagaccagcaagcgctggaagaaaaccagtaaagaccagctaaaaccagctataaccagctaccagcatattGCTGGTTTCTAGCAtattgctgtttttttcagcaggacTTAGAGCTAATAGTGAAatggaggagaaggggaggaggtgggaggcTTTGCAACTCCAGCATGACGTAGTGGTCAGGTCAGGCTATATTTCCTGCAAATGTAAGTGGGGTGAGTGATGGCTTTCCCTATTAACccaaactttgtttagaaaatatCATTAAGTAGTTTGTATTTCTTTGTGCTGTTGTGTCTGGCATCTACCACAGTATCCCACTCTCTATCTCCTTCTGCAGTGTCTAACCTGTGGATGGGTTGTGATGTTTGTGTCTCTGCGTTGTATCTAACAcatagatgtgtgtttgtgtctgtgtgttgtaggtgtgtgttgttgtctgtGTGATGCACaatgtgtgtgatgttgtgttTGTATATCGAAGTGTGCGTGTCTGGTCTGGACGGTGAGCAGTAGGCCGGAGCTGCAGATGACGctggagagaaagtgtgtgtgtctgtgtgtgttgcttgtgtaacgcatgtgtgtatgtgtgtgtgtgtctgtgtgtgttgcttgtgtaacacgcgcgtgtgtgtgtctcctctggCGGGGCAGGGGTCTGGTGGTGAGCAGCAGGCCAGAGCTTCAGatggtgttggagtgtgtgtgtgtgtgtgtgtgtgtgtgtgtgtgtgtgtgtgtgtgtgtgtgtgttggtatgtgtgtgtgtgtgtgcgcgtgtgtgtatgtgtgtgcacacgtgcgtgtgtgtgagtgtgtaacgcatgtgtgtgtgtgtgtgtgtgtgtgttggtatgtgtgtgtgtgtgtgcgcgtgtgtgtatgtgtgtgcacacgtgcgtgtgtgtgagtgtgtaacgcatgtgtgtgtgtgtgtgtgtgtgtctcctctggCGGCGGGGGTCTGGTGGTGAGCAGCAGGCCAGAGCTGCAGATGGTgttggggagagtgtgtgtgtgtgtgtgtgtgtgtgtgtgcgtgtgtgtgcgtgtgtgtgttgcttgtgtaacgcatgtgtgtgtgtctcctctggCGGCGGGGGTCTGGTGGTGAGCAGCAGGCCAGAGCTTCAGatggtgttggagtgtgtgtgtgtgtgtgtgtgtgtgtgtgtgtgtgtgtgtgtgtgtgtgtgttggtatgtgtgtgtgtgtgtgcgcgtgtgtgtatgtgtgtgcacacgtgcgtgtgtgtgagtgtgtaacgcatgtgtgtgtgtgtgtgtgtgtgtgttggtatgtgtgtgtgtgtgtgcgcgtgtgtgtatgtgtgtgcacacgtgcgtgtgtgtgagtgtgtaacgcatgtgtgtgtgtgtgtgtgtgtgtctcctctggCGGCGGGGGTCTGGTGGTGAGCAGCAGGCCAGAGCTGCAGATGGTgttggggagagtgtgtgtgtgtgtgtgtgtgtgtgtgtgcgtgtgtgtgcgtgtgtgtgttgcttgtgtaacgcatgtgtgtgtgtctcctctggCGGCGGGGGTCTGGTGGTGAGCAGCAGGCCAGAGCTGCAGATGGTgttggggagagtgtgtgtgtgtgtgtgtgtgtgcgtgtgtgcgtgtgtgtgtgtgtgtgtgtgtgtgtgtgtgtgcgtgtgttgcttGTGTaacgcatgtgtgtatgtgtgtgtgtctcctctggCGGGGCAGGGGTCTGGTGGTGAGCAGCAGGCCAGAGCTGCAGATGGTgttggggagagtgtgtgtgtgtgtgtgtgtgtgtgcgtgtgttgcttGTGTaacgcatgtgtgtatgtgtgtgtgtgtcctctggcGGGGCAGGGGTCTGGTGGTGAGCAGCAGGCCAGAGCTGCAGATGGtgttggagaggaggaggaaggagcagagtcagaaggaggaggaggagcaggctAAGGGCCCACTGGAGCAGGTCCTCCTCCATCGCCAGCAGAAACACGAgaaggtgagacacacacacacgcacacacacacacactactactactactactactactactgcaacTACTACTTCtgctacacccacacacaaacagatgcatAAATGCCTGACAGgagaaaacagacagacagccccccccccccccgacacacacacacacacacacacacacatacagtacacacacacacacacacacacatacacatacacatacacacacatactgaacataaacacacactcatgcacacatgcaatcaCTGAACATATTATACCATGTTGGAACATCATATATTATGTATCTGTGTGAGGCAGAATGctcgagaggaggaggagaagattcGGGAGGAAGCACATCTCATGGAGTTTGTTCGCGTGAAACAGAACTTGAGGAAGATTCACTCTGCTCTGCAAAGCAAGACCACACACTCCTCAACGAGCAACCCTCCAACCCTCTCCGAATAGAGGGTCATCAACTAAGCTTTATGCTTCTCCAGCCTCTTCAACAATCACCTCTGGAAATCATCAACTGAAAATCAAATGAAGACGTTTCCTCATATCATTCAAACTcaaaactcttttttttttgctttggcTATTGCTTGTTGCAGTAACAAGGATTGCAAAACCACACCAgtatttgtgtctttgtgggGTGCCCTGTTACAGAACCTGTTCCATTACTTCACTTTCCTGCTTAGTAAGTGAGCCAAATGTTGGTCATGCAATGTGCCGTTTAATTtatgagagaagagaaaacacTTTTCACCGCAATGCTTCTCAAGGGGTTTAgacattttgaataaaagctCAATCACAGATGTAAGGTACAGAATTAGTAGGCTTAGTTCCCTTCTCTTCTGCTGCCTACCAATTCCAATGTACACATTTTCTGATTGTTTTCGAACTAGCTTGCTTCTTTTAAAGTAAcactatgtttgtttgttgtgtgtgtttgggggggggggcagggatgTCGGTGTTTACACGTTTgcaataggctagcctactttaaaTGCATTACTTTTATTGAAGCTCAATAAAAATCAAAATGTCCTTATTTTAATTTTCTGGTGCATATTGATAAGACTAGACATTGCCATGACACACGCTTGACATAACACATTCTAATAGCCTACAGCGTAGAcctacataatacatttgaataCAAGTTTTTAgacttaggcctactatactTTTGGAATAAAAGGCTCTTGCGTTGCATTCACACGGAGATGCGTCTGAGGGGCGCTTATTTGACGGTCTTAAACATCTCTATCTCTGATTGGATAATGCCAAGCAAAGAACAGCTGATCAAGCCTTCGCAGTCACAAAACCATTGTTTTTCCTACCGCTCTCTCGAGCTTTGGGAATCAGAGGTAGCACATGACATGCAGTCATGTGATGACCTCCTGTCAGTACTTGCTGCCAGATCAACCTAAGAAAGTGGTGGGAGGTTAGTTAATGTTTAACAGCGGAGAGTAgacatccctccctccccactgTCCACTGCCTTAATTATCGGATGGGAAGCCTGGACAGGACACATCTTCAGAAACATTCCTCCTGCAACAAACAACCATCAGTAAGTCGTTTGTTTTTTAAAGCATCTATCCATTCTGCATGGTGGTGTAGTGTAGGAGGCTAGTCTGTCTCCACTATTGTATTGTTTCCTGTATCAATTCCATAGTTGTACAGAAATGAAAGAAACTACATGTTGTTGACATGACGCACGggcaaaaataaaacaatcaaTTTAGCCTGACATCAATAGACgttcagtgtttttttgcaCTTTATTATACTGAGCAGCCCCTTGTGCAAACTTTAAGATCTGTCCATCTTattgagaaatgctgaaataTGGGTTGAGTGACTTATCATAGTCAAATGGGAAGGGGACATGTAACTGACAGGCTATTCACTTATTGCTCAGGAATTGCGCATTGCGTTGTCATTATCATAGGCACACTTTCATTAACATCGGCTAGCTATTGGGGAAAGTCCAGTCACCATAGGTTTTGGATGAAATGATTAAGTTTCCCGTTGTTAATAAAATATTCTCAGACACAGTTAGCCTACTTTGCAAAGAAGGGGGACAGAGTGAAAAACAATACTGAGCTTGTGTGAGTAATTCAGTACAGTGCCACAGTATGGAGCCCCCAAAGGGACATGCGCAAAAAAACTAAAGTATTCTGAGCACCTTGGGAATGAATACGCTCATGCATTCAGTATGAAAAACATCCCCATACCATAATTTGACAAGACAACGACCCCAAACACACAAGTTAGTGATCAAAATCTTGGTTCCAGACATAAAGGATTGAGGGAGTGGCCAGCTCAGTCTCCTGACCTCAACCGCATTGCAAATGTAGTTTCTGAAGCAAAACAGGAACTGTGGAATGTAGTGGTGGTGTTTGCTGATTATTCTGCTATTCTCTAACAGAATAGCAGACAACGGCTACCAGAATGATTGGCCTttgcatgtatcaaaatcaTGCTTGACCTTTGAGtttgcatgtgagagagagagacagagagagggttcaaaacacacagaaacagtgaATTTCCCACTTCAGTTTGTGCTGTCCACCAGAAAGTTTCGTGTGCACACCACAAACTTACTTTTTTACTGCCCATGTTGTCTTATGGTCTCTGAGTTGTTGGTGAGCAGGAAAAGGTACTGTATGTTATGCACATGCGGAATTTTCTGGTGCACACcagaaactttttttctggtcCCTTCAGGGCCTCCGTACCACAGTATGGTTTAGTGAAGTTATTTTTCAGTGCATAACTGTCTACACAGACCAGGTGTGGGCAACATTTTTCTCCAAAGAGCCATACTGATTTTGATAAAGAAAGACGCTACCTATGAGTACCATTGACTGTTCCATTACAGAGCAGTATTAGCCTACCGTAATGCTGTTGACTGAAGCACTTAGATAGACCTGCCTTAAAAATAAATGCTTTGTTGTCTGAAGGCGCAATGAGTGAAGACACTCTGGAACAGTATCGGCAGAGGTTCCGCTCGGAGCTGGACAGAGTGGTCGACTTCTGGCTGAAGTACTCCCTTGACAAACAGCATGGGTGAGTAGGGTTCCTTCATCAGCATATGTTGCCAGAGCCCTTCACGCTGATGCAGTTAGCAAACTAGTTAACTGCAAATGCCTTCTGGTTGATTCATATGTTAGGTCACTTGTGCAATGGCAGAGTGGCATCACACCCAATGATTGTTGAGAATTTCTTCCTGTTTCGAAAGAAGACAAAGAAGATTTAGGATCACTAGGCTTTGATTTATATAgatcccttggggatcaataaagtatctatccatcTTTCCATCTATAGCCTTTGTCCAATTTCCTGCACACCAATAGTTTAGTGTGTGCAGACTGGTGTCTTCGAAAGGGAGAAACAGGTTCCCTCAAAATCTCAGGGACATTTTTTTGGCCCCTGTTTTGATCCAGCAAGACTGAAAAAAAGGATTCAGGAAGCTAGCTTTTGAAAACTGCTGCAGCAAGCGCTTTCTTGGACAAGTAAGGCTAGTAAGCGCTTTCTGGCCAGTGTGCAAAAGGCCCCTTAATGACTCTCTGTCAGGAAAACTGTTTGTGTTTGCTGCTGAGGTAATACATGTTCCAAGTCCCCGTGTGATGACCCAGTGGCATGTTGTCTGCTTGCTCTGCAGTGGCTATTTCACCTGTATTGGGAAAGATGGGAAAGTCTATGATGAGCTGAAGTACGTGTGGCTCCAGGGGAGACAGGTAAGCCCTCACCACATCCACTCACATCACGCTCCACTCACTCTTTTTTACCCTTTAGTCCAACTTTCCATGTGTTTACCATTAACTCAGTGAGCCTTGTGCTCATCTATCTAATGTCCCTCAGGGCAGACCATTTAAAGAACAGGAACATTTGTTCCACAACAAACGTTTGGAACATTTGTTCCACAACATCTTGACCTTGTGTCCTCATGTGTGGACTAAGGAACATACCCACTGCCACAGGATCTTACCCTACACATTTTGTATGATTGATAAATCTATTATTCATTTCTCAGTAGCATGCGTGCTCTATATTACCCCCTAGTGGCCTAATCATGCACATGGAGCCTGTAAAGCACAGGTTCACTTTTCTTCTAAGTAAAGTCATTTACCTTTGAGATGAGCAGCAGTTTTGTGTGTTACAGGTGTGGATGTACTGTAGACTGTACCGCACCATGGAGAGGTTTCGTAGGCCGGAAATACTAGAAGCTGCCAAAGCAGGTGTGTGTACACTCAGATTTACTCAGCTGAGTGCCGACACAGCCATATTCAGTTTAGTGCCACCACAGCCATATTCAGTCTTGACTCTTCTGTGTGTTTGGAGTCACAGTTACTAATTTAGTAATGACCGCATCTGTGTTGTCCAGGCGGGGCTTTCCTGCAGCGTTTCGCTCGTGTGCCTTCCTCGGGCAACCCGGGGAAGTGTGCCTTCTGCCTGACCCGAGACGGCCGCGCCGTGAAGGTGCAGAGGACCATTTTCAGTGAGTGCTTCTACATCATGGCCATGGACGAACTCGCCAGGGTCACTGGGGACCAGGACATGCAGGTAGAGTCTAACAACcagcagcattttgttcttACGACTTGTTAACAACTTGAATGCATTCAACTCAGTTATTACATGGATGTGACATCAGTACGAGTTACAAGTTGCACTTACGAGACAACTGGAACGCAGCATCAGACCCATGCTAGATGACTGCTTCCTCAGCAAACTAGACACAAATGGGCACCAGCCTCTGAAACTAGTTAATACTACTCTGTTTAAAGGAGACATATATTTCAATTATCCCCCTTTTCCAAAAGATGACTTGGTTTCAGTTGCAAAAGAATAAGAGATAATCTGCACATCAGATAGCTCCTcactaacaaaaatgaaataaaaaaaaaacctgaatgGTAGCTACTGGTGTTTGGATACTCTCGTACTGGATCCTGCACCCATCCAGCTTTGGCCTGGGATGTGCATGGCCTTCCCACAAAGGGACCTGGTTTCAGTTTCAGTCAACGAAATGTCAGTGACCTATGCTTTGGTCAAAATGTCACAAGGATAAATTACCGCAACACTTTTCTCACCAGTAGCCCAAGACAAGCCCTCTGTTTCTTGAGTCCTGAGTCGCTCATGTCAGCAGTTCTGATCCAATGTGTTGCTCTCAGTCAGACGCTGAGAAGATGATGGACCAGCTGGTGCACTGGGTGAGGGTGGACCCGTCAGGTCTGGGTCGTCCCCAGATGCCCGGCGACCCGCCCGTTAACAGCATGGCAGTACCCATGATGCTCCTGTGCCTGGTGAACCAGCTGAGTGAGGGCCGACCGGCGACAGCACAGAAGTACAGCGAGGTGGGAGATTGGAGCGTCCAGCAGATCCTACAACATGTCCAGgtaaataaacaaaaccaaacaagtaaacaaaagcCAAACAAACTAAAGGAGACCAAAATCAGAAGCATAAACAAATGGTGGGTCATAAAGTGAGAGACAGAATCTAATAACTATTTGGCCGcctgttatttttttgtcacattatAAGTAGATATGTGATATTTTGTCGTCTTGTACAGAGAGATGGAACGGCCATTTTGGAAAACGTCTCGCCTGAAGGAAAAGAGCTGCCTGGTTGTCAGGGGCGACTGCAAAACCCAGGtgctaaaataaaaatgtttaataACAACATCAGTCTGTATTTACAGTATATACCACCACCTCTCACACACCAAGCTCAGCTCAAATACTCTGTGGAGAGAGGAATGGAAATGTCTGTTCAGGTAGCAGGTAAGATGAAAAGGAGTAAAAAATAAGCAGAGGATTTATATTCTCCTAGGACATGCTTTGCTTGGCTGCTGTGTCAGATGTTCACACCTCTGTTGTTGGCA comes from Alosa sapidissima isolate fAloSap1 chromosome 7, fAloSap1.pri, whole genome shotgun sequence and encodes:
- the LOC121714063 gene encoding N-acylglucosamine 2-epimerase — protein: MSEDTLEQYRQRFRSELDRVVDFWLKYSLDKQHGGYFTCIGKDGKVYDELKYVWLQGRQVWMYCRLYRTMERFRRPEILEAAKAGGAFLQRFARVPSSGNPGKCAFCLTRDGRAVKVQRTIFSECFYIMAMDELARVTGDQDMQSDAEKMMDQLVHWVRVDPSGLGRPQMPGDPPVNSMAVPMMLLCLVNQLSEGRPATAQKYSEVGDWSVQQILQHVQRDGTAILENVSPEGKELPGCQGRLQNPGHALEAGWFLLQYAQERSDNQLQRTAVDKFMEVPFLSGWDKEHGGLFYFLDVDGHCPTQLEWNMKLWWPHCEALIAYLMAYTHSKEPALLGRFSQVYDYTFSHFSDPEHGEWFGYLSQEGSVVLDFKGGPFKGFFHVPRCLYMCERLLDSLLEKRQD